In Synechococcus sp. CC9616, the following are encoded in one genomic region:
- a CDS encoding A24 family peptidase, with protein sequence MLPLWLGLTGACVGSFTNVVAWRLPRDESVVFPASHCPRCGHAIRWHDNVPVLGWLLLAGRCRDCHTPISWRYPAVEALSALLWLSSLLVAPMGGGGLPIWLQPWAGVLLVALLLPLVLIDLDHLWLPEPLCRWGLVLGLLFSSAAGIPLLADHLVAASLALLTLEGLSALGERVLGQPALGLGDAKLAAMGGAWLGLPGIVAAMAVAVMSGAVVGSLARLTGRLQARQAFPFGPFIALGIWLVWLRGPFWWWDQWLALFRF encoded by the coding sequence ATGCTGCCTCTCTGGCTTGGCTTGACCGGAGCCTGTGTGGGCAGCTTCACCAATGTGGTCGCCTGGCGTCTGCCCCGGGACGAGTCCGTGGTCTTCCCTGCCAGCCACTGTCCTCGCTGCGGGCATGCCATTCGCTGGCATGACAACGTTCCAGTGTTGGGCTGGCTGCTGCTGGCTGGACGCTGTCGCGATTGCCATACGCCGATTAGCTGGCGCTATCCGGCGGTGGAAGCTCTGAGTGCCTTGCTCTGGCTGAGCTCGCTGCTGGTCGCTCCCATGGGAGGTGGAGGTCTGCCCATCTGGCTGCAGCCTTGGGCTGGTGTCTTGCTGGTGGCGTTGCTGCTTCCCCTGGTGCTGATCGATCTGGATCATCTGTGGCTGCCGGAGCCGCTTTGCCGTTGGGGGCTGGTGTTGGGGTTGCTGTTCAGCTCAGCGGCCGGAATCCCCTTGTTGGCAGATCATCTGGTCGCTGCTTCCCTGGCCTTGCTCACCCTGGAGGGTCTCAGCGCTCTGGGGGAGCGGGTATTGGGTCAACCAGCCCTCGGTCTCGGCGATGCCAAGCTTGCGGCGATGGGTGGTGCCTGGCTGGGGCTTCCGGGGATTGTGGCTGCCATGGCCGTTGCGGTGATGAGCGGAGCCGTCGTTGGCAGCCTTGCCAGACTCACGGGCCGGTTGCAGGCGAGGCAGGCGTTCCCTTTTGGCCCCTTCATCGCATTGGGTATCTGGCTTGTCTGGCTGCGTGGCCCGTTCTGGTGGTGGGATCAATGGCTGGCCTTGTTCAGGTTTTGA
- the accD gene encoding acetyl-CoA carboxylase, carboxyltransferase subunit beta, translated as MSLFDWFADRRKGQFVGKVSQESDEGDGLWSKCPECGQVVYVKDLKANASVCTNCGYHHRIDSQERIAVIVDPGSFEALNEELVPTDPLLFKDRRAYADRLRESQAGTGLNDAVVTGLCRVEGIAMALAVMDFRFMGGSMGSVVGEKITRLVEQATERGLPLLIVCASGGARMQEGMLSLMQMAKISGALERHREAELLYLPLLTHPTTGGVTASFAMLGDLILAEPKALIGFAGRRVIEQTLREKLPDNFQTAEYLQDHGFVDAIVPRVQLRSTLARLLRLHGCRALELTSA; from the coding sequence ATGTCACTCTTCGACTGGTTTGCGGATCGCCGCAAAGGACAGTTTGTCGGCAAGGTCAGTCAGGAGTCCGACGAAGGGGATGGGCTTTGGAGCAAATGTCCTGAATGCGGCCAGGTGGTCTACGTCAAAGACCTCAAGGCCAACGCGAGCGTCTGCACCAACTGCGGCTACCACCACCGGATCGACAGCCAGGAACGCATTGCCGTGATCGTTGATCCGGGCAGCTTTGAGGCGCTGAATGAGGAGCTGGTTCCCACGGATCCGCTGCTGTTTAAAGACCGGCGTGCCTATGCCGACAGGTTGCGCGAAAGCCAGGCAGGAACTGGTTTGAACGATGCTGTCGTGACAGGACTCTGTCGGGTTGAAGGCATCGCCATGGCGCTGGCGGTGATGGATTTTCGCTTTATGGGCGGCTCGATGGGATCCGTTGTGGGGGAAAAGATCACGCGATTGGTGGAACAGGCCACCGAGCGAGGTCTCCCCCTTCTGATTGTTTGTGCTTCTGGAGGTGCCCGCATGCAGGAGGGCATGCTCAGCCTGATGCAGATGGCCAAGATTTCAGGAGCCCTTGAGCGTCATCGGGAAGCGGAGCTTCTCTACCTGCCTTTGCTGACCCATCCCACGACAGGTGGCGTAACGGCCAGTTTCGCCATGCTTGGAGACCTCATTTTGGCGGAACCGAAGGCTTTGATTGGCTTTGCTGGGCGTCGTGTGATCGAACAGACCCTGCGCGAGAAACTTCCTGACAATTTCCAAACGGCGGAATATCTCCAGGACCACGGTTTTGTGGATGCCATCGTTCCGCGGGTTCAGCTGCGCAGCACCCTGGCTCGCCTGTTACGTCTTCATGGTTGTCGAGCTCTGGAGCTGACCAGCGCATGA
- a CDS encoding Gfo/Idh/MocA family protein — MTSKRPIGVAIAGLGFGDAVHRPALAANPGLELVALWHRRQERLDQVCADSGLKGYTDWDALLADEAVDAVIIATPPAPRHQLALRALQAGKHLLLEKPVALDAQQVADLQREAISRRLSVAVDFEYRAVPLFQQAARLLQNRAVGLPWLVKMDWLMSSRANPNRAWSWYSQADQGGGVIGALGTHAFDTLAWLVGPVQQLQSITRTAIAERPDAEARQQPCDADDIALINAELASHQGGTVAAQIALASVARNGRGCWLEIYGSEGTLVLGSENQKDYVHGFSLTLHRDGEASRSIQADDDLRFATTWSDGRVAPVARLQSWWADSITTGKPMVPGLSEGLVSQQACDRALAISLVSE, encoded by the coding sequence ATGACTTCGAAGCGTCCGATCGGAGTGGCGATTGCTGGGCTCGGTTTCGGTGATGCGGTTCATCGTCCCGCCCTTGCTGCCAATCCCGGTCTTGAACTTGTTGCCCTCTGGCATCGGCGCCAGGAACGCCTTGATCAGGTCTGTGCCGACTCAGGATTGAAGGGATACACCGACTGGGATGCCCTATTGGCTGATGAAGCGGTGGATGCCGTGATCATTGCCACTCCTCCAGCGCCACGCCATCAACTGGCTTTGCGAGCGCTTCAAGCGGGAAAGCATCTGCTGCTTGAGAAGCCTGTTGCGCTTGATGCGCAGCAAGTGGCGGACCTGCAACGGGAAGCGATCAGCCGGCGACTCAGTGTTGCCGTGGATTTCGAATACAGGGCTGTTCCCCTCTTTCAACAGGCAGCTCGCCTTCTGCAGAACCGAGCGGTGGGACTGCCCTGGCTGGTCAAGATGGATTGGTTGATGAGCAGTCGCGCCAATCCGAATCGAGCCTGGAGTTGGTATTCACAGGCGGATCAAGGTGGAGGCGTGATTGGAGCGCTGGGCACCCATGCCTTCGATACCCTCGCCTGGCTTGTGGGGCCCGTCCAACAGCTCCAGTCCATCACGCGTACAGCCATCGCTGAACGCCCCGATGCCGAGGCTCGACAGCAGCCTTGTGATGCAGACGACATCGCCTTGATCAATGCGGAGCTCGCCAGCCATCAAGGCGGGACTGTGGCGGCTCAGATCGCGCTGGCGTCGGTTGCGCGCAACGGACGAGGTTGCTGGCTTGAGATCTACGGCTCGGAAGGAACTTTGGTGCTCGGCAGTGAGAACCAGAAGGATTATGTCCACGGCTTCTCTCTCACCCTGCATCGCGACGGTGAGGCGTCACGCAGCATTCAGGCCGATGATGATCTGCGGTTTGCCACCACATGGAGCGATGGGCGCGTGGCTCCGGTGGCGCGTTTGCAGAGCTGGTGGGCCGACAGCATCACAACTGGCAAACCGATGGTGCCCGGTCTCTCCGAAGGCCTTGTCAGTCAACAGGCTTGCGACCGCGCTCTTGCGATCTCGCTTGTTTCCGAGTGA
- a CDS encoding class I fructose-bisphosphate aldolase, translating into MALSDYQSELIATAQSLACPGKGILAVDESTKTIGKRLGSIGVENTEANRQAYRGMLFTTAGLGEFISGAILYEETLFQNHADGESMVKKLNQLGIIPGIKVDKGLRPLVGAGAVETLCTGLDGLVERAADYYAQGARFAKWRAVLQITADGCPSPLSVRENAWGLARYARSVQESGLVPIVEPEILMDGEHTIETTARIQEHVIQEVYHACHANGVLLEGSLLKPSMTVQGAECTQKADPAQVAATTVCTLERSVPASVPGIVFLSGGLSEEAASVYLNHMNTIERKAQWNLGFSYGRALQHSCLKQWGGSNLEAGQKALLARAQANSEASLGRYVPGSQPSSDEQLFVAGYTY; encoded by the coding sequence ATGGCATTATCTGATTACCAGTCGGAACTCATCGCAACAGCTCAGTCGCTTGCTTGCCCTGGCAAAGGAATCCTTGCTGTCGATGAATCCACCAAGACGATTGGCAAGCGTCTGGGTTCAATTGGCGTAGAAAACACCGAAGCCAATCGTCAGGCTTACCGGGGGATGTTGTTCACAACAGCCGGTCTGGGAGAGTTCATCAGCGGCGCCATTCTTTACGAAGAGACCCTCTTCCAAAACCATGCAGATGGTGAGTCGATGGTCAAAAAGCTCAACCAACTCGGCATCATCCCCGGCATCAAGGTTGATAAAGGCCTCAGGCCACTGGTGGGGGCCGGAGCTGTTGAAACCCTTTGCACGGGTCTGGATGGCCTGGTTGAACGCGCTGCCGATTACTACGCCCAGGGTGCGCGCTTTGCCAAATGGCGTGCCGTTCTCCAGATCACTGCAGATGGTTGTCCTTCTCCACTGTCTGTCCGAGAAAATGCCTGGGGACTGGCCCGCTATGCCCGTTCAGTTCAGGAGTCGGGCCTGGTTCCCATCGTTGAGCCGGAAATCCTGATGGATGGTGAACACACGATTGAAACCACGGCCCGCATTCAGGAGCACGTCATTCAGGAGGTGTATCACGCCTGTCATGCCAATGGTGTTCTGCTGGAAGGCTCCCTGCTCAAGCCCTCGATGACGGTGCAGGGTGCCGAGTGCACCCAAAAAGCTGACCCCGCCCAGGTGGCTGCCACCACTGTCTGCACGCTGGAGCGCAGTGTTCCCGCCAGCGTCCCTGGCATCGTCTTCCTGTCTGGAGGGCTCAGCGAGGAAGCCGCCTCTGTGTATCTCAATCACATGAACACCATTGAGCGGAAGGCTCAGTGGAACCTCGGCTTCTCTTACGGCCGGGCCCTGCAGCATTCCTGCCTCAAGCAATGGGGAGGCTCGAATCTTGAAGCGGGTCAGAAAGCACTGCTCGCTCGGGCTCAGGCCAATTCGGAAGCGTCCCTTGGTCGCTATGTGCCCGGCTCTCAACCGTCATCCGACGAACAGTTGTTTGTTGCCGGCTACACCTACTGA
- the fba gene encoding class II fructose-bisphosphate aldolase (catalyzes the reversible aldol condensation of dihydroxyacetonephosphate and glyceraldehyde 3-phosphate in the Calvin cycle, glycolysis, and/or gluconeogenesis): MALVPLRLLLDHAAENGYGIPAFNVNNLEQVQAIMEAADETDSPVILQASRGARSYAGEIFLRHLILAATETYPHIPVVMHQDHGNAPDTCYSAAINGFTSVMMDGSLEADAKTPASYEYNVDVTKKVVDFAHAVGVSVEGELGCLGSLETGKGEAEDGHGFEGELSKDMLLTDPSEAADFVAKTKCDALAIAIGTSHGAYKFTRKPTGEVLAISRIAEIHKAIPNTHLVMHGSSSVPQEWLDMINQHGGAIPETYGVPVEEIQEGIRNGVRKVNIDTDNRLAFTAAVREAAMADPANFDPRHFNKPARKYMKQVCLDRYQQFWAAGNASKIKQQSITHYAGLYTKGALEPKTAVAA; this comes from the coding sequence ATGGCGCTCGTTCCGCTTCGGCTACTGCTTGATCACGCCGCCGAAAACGGCTACGGCATTCCTGCTTTCAACGTGAACAACCTTGAGCAGGTGCAGGCCATCATGGAAGCGGCTGATGAGACCGACAGCCCGGTGATCCTTCAGGCTTCACGTGGAGCCCGCAGCTACGCCGGTGAAATCTTCCTGCGTCACCTGATTCTGGCCGCAACTGAAACGTATCCCCACATCCCTGTGGTGATGCATCAGGACCACGGCAACGCCCCGGATACCTGCTACTCAGCGGCCATCAACGGTTTCACCTCCGTGATGATGGATGGCTCGCTTGAAGCCGACGCCAAGACACCTGCCAGTTACGAGTACAACGTTGATGTCACCAAGAAGGTCGTCGACTTCGCCCACGCCGTTGGCGTGAGCGTTGAAGGTGAACTTGGTTGCCTTGGTTCTCTGGAAACCGGCAAGGGTGAGGCAGAGGACGGCCATGGCTTCGAGGGTGAGCTGTCCAAGGACATGCTGCTGACCGACCCATCTGAAGCGGCTGATTTCGTTGCCAAGACGAAGTGTGATGCCCTGGCCATCGCCATCGGCACCAGCCATGGTGCCTACAAATTCACCCGCAAGCCCACGGGTGAAGTGCTGGCTATCAGCCGCATTGCCGAGATCCACAAAGCCATCCCCAACACCCATCTGGTGATGCATGGCTCCTCCTCCGTTCCTCAGGAATGGCTGGACATGATCAACCAGCACGGTGGTGCCATCCCCGAGACCTACGGCGTTCCGGTTGAAGAAATCCAAGAGGGCATCCGCAATGGTGTCCGCAAGGTGAACATCGACACCGACAACCGTCTGGCCTTCACGGCTGCTGTGCGTGAAGCCGCCATGGCTGATCCGGCCAACTTTGACCCCCGTCACTTCAACAAGCCTGCTCGCAAATACATGAAGCAGGTCTGTCTTGACCGCTACCAGCAGTTCTGGGCTGCCGGCAACGCCAGCAAGATCAAACAGCAAAGCATCACCCATTACGCCGGCCTCTACACCAAGGGCGCACTCGAGCCCAAGACCGCCGTCGCTGCTTGA
- a CDS encoding LD-carboxypeptidase: MNGRRRLLISGATALTASLLSRPGFGINRSPRKTPPPLRPESKLRAVNPGTWMDPDTDFSALQQRCEARGWQLEIPDAVRQQWRYFSGTDGDRVKEMEAAWNDPSIDGVLYVGGGWGGARVLEAGFRFPQRALWSVGFSDSSSLLLAQWAAGLAGAIHGSSGGPDERWQRTAALLSGEPVPPLAGTPMRSGVGTGPLIVTNLTVATHLIGTPWFPDLKGAILVLEDVGEAPYRIDRMLTHWRSAGLMRGLAGVACGRFSWKKDDILPGDFTMEEILEQRLGDLRIPLVMNLPLGHGRPNMALPVGQQARLDGRTGQLSLLS, from the coding sequence ATGAACGGCCGGCGGCGGCTACTGATTTCAGGAGCGACCGCGCTCACGGCCTCCCTGCTGTCACGTCCTGGCTTCGGCATCAATCGCTCCCCTCGCAAGACACCGCCACCGTTGCGCCCCGAATCAAAACTCAGGGCGGTCAATCCCGGCACCTGGATGGATCCGGACACGGATTTCTCTGCCCTGCAGCAACGCTGTGAAGCACGTGGCTGGCAACTTGAGATTCCAGATGCCGTCCGGCAGCAATGGCGATATTTCTCCGGAACCGATGGGGACCGGGTCAAGGAAATGGAGGCGGCCTGGAACGATCCCTCGATTGATGGCGTGCTTTACGTGGGCGGTGGCTGGGGCGGTGCCAGGGTTCTGGAGGCTGGTTTCCGTTTTCCTCAACGCGCCCTCTGGAGTGTGGGATTCTCCGACTCCAGCTCTCTGCTGCTGGCCCAATGGGCTGCGGGATTGGCTGGGGCCATCCACGGATCCAGCGGAGGACCGGACGAGCGTTGGCAGCGCACCGCAGCCCTCCTCAGCGGGGAACCGGTCCCACCACTTGCCGGAACACCGATGCGTTCCGGGGTGGGCACCGGCCCCCTCATCGTGACCAACCTCACGGTGGCGACCCACCTGATCGGAACGCCCTGGTTCCCCGATCTCAAGGGGGCCATTCTGGTTCTGGAGGATGTGGGAGAAGCGCCTTACCGGATTGACCGCATGCTCACGCACTGGCGCAGCGCCGGTTTGATGCGGGGTCTTGCAGGGGTGGCGTGTGGACGCTTCAGCTGGAAAAAAGACGACATCCTGCCGGGGGACTTCACGATGGAAGAAATCCTTGAACAACGACTCGGGGACCTCCGCATTCCCCTGGTGATGAATCTCCCTCTCGGCCATGGACGCCCCAACATGGCCTTGCCGGTTGGCCAACAAGCGCGTCTTGATGGCAGGACGGGCCAACTCAGCCTCTTGAGCTGA
- the purQ gene encoding phosphoribosylformylglycinamidine synthase subunit PurQ — protein MSIGIVVFPGSNCDRDVRWAVEGCLGMASRRLWHEETNLGGLDAVVLPGGFSYGDYLRCGAIARFAPVLQSLVDFAGKGGRVLGICNGFQVLTELGLLPGALTRNQDLHFICENAALEITSCRSPWLQAYDQKDPLVLPIAHGEGRFQCSEETLRQLQDEDAIALRYLNNPNGSVADIAGITNSAGNVLGLMPHPERACDPATGGLDGRAVLEALLS, from the coding sequence ATGAGCATCGGCATTGTTGTCTTCCCAGGGTCCAACTGCGATCGGGATGTGCGCTGGGCGGTGGAAGGCTGCCTGGGCATGGCCAGCCGTCGCCTCTGGCATGAGGAAACGAATCTGGGCGGACTGGATGCTGTGGTCTTGCCGGGAGGATTCAGTTATGGCGACTATCTGCGCTGCGGAGCGATCGCCCGTTTCGCACCGGTTTTGCAGTCACTTGTCGACTTTGCTGGCAAGGGAGGACGGGTCCTGGGCATCTGCAACGGCTTTCAGGTGCTCACCGAACTGGGGTTGCTTCCTGGAGCGCTGACACGCAACCAGGATCTGCATTTCATCTGCGAGAACGCTGCGCTCGAGATCACGAGTTGTCGCAGTCCCTGGCTTCAGGCCTACGACCAGAAGGATCCCCTGGTTCTTCCGATCGCCCACGGTGAGGGACGATTCCAGTGCAGTGAAGAGACCCTCAGACAACTGCAGGATGAGGATGCCATCGCGCTTCGTTACCTCAACAACCCCAATGGATCGGTGGCCGACATCGCGGGAATCACCAATTCGGCCGGCAATGTTCTGGGGCTGATGCCCCACCCTGAGCGGGCCTGTGATCCGGCCACCGGCGGCCTCGATGGCCGCGCCGTGCTGGAAGCGCTGTTGAGCTGA
- the purS gene encoding phosphoribosylformylglycinamidine synthase subunit PurS, which produces MPRFKARVLVHLRPSVLDPAGEATRAAAARLGIEGLQRLRIGKAVDIELDAPDEQEARRRLELLSDRLLANPVIEDWSLELDNP; this is translated from the coding sequence GTGCCGCGTTTTAAAGCTCGCGTTCTGGTGCACCTCCGTCCCTCCGTGCTGGACCCTGCTGGAGAGGCCACGCGCGCTGCCGCCGCCAGGCTGGGGATTGAAGGACTGCAACGCCTTCGCATCGGCAAGGCCGTCGATATTGAACTTGATGCACCTGATGAGCAGGAAGCACGTCGGCGCCTCGAGCTGCTGAGCGACCGTCTGCTGGCGAACCCCGTGATCGAGGACTGGTCCCTCGAACTGGACAACCCATGA
- a CDS encoding Tat pathway signal protein yields the protein MFALTCRDCGAPVEIPGRYGFKLKNTGISTTLCSACRQGTFLQSRVDGISSADQLGVSGERRRWIPLAVLAVTLVLITGGLWLRRDMLGPLNSQEGLPTTASPSK from the coding sequence GTGTTCGCGCTCACCTGCCGCGACTGCGGCGCTCCTGTAGAAATTCCCGGTCGTTACGGCTTCAAGCTCAAGAACACGGGAATTAGCACCACGTTGTGCTCCGCATGCCGCCAGGGCACCTTCTTGCAATCACGTGTGGATGGAATCTCTTCAGCCGATCAGCTCGGTGTTTCTGGGGAGCGACGGCGCTGGATCCCCCTGGCAGTGTTGGCCGTCACGTTGGTTTTGATCACAGGAGGACTTTGGCTTCGCAGGGACATGCTCGGGCCGTTGAACAGTCAGGAGGGTTTGCCGACAACGGCGTCACCCTCCAAGTAA
- a CDS encoding mechanosensitive ion channel domain-containing protein, with protein MPKVVIDLLIGIGITLATLLIFKKVLTRITKRTKTDFDDFVLKTLSQSIIPLGIILTLYLIKEDLSLNKDIQNVYEIALRVMLTLVFVRFSIRVSSRFVHGLARRTGDEELMHLAEALTPLIQAAIWAVGFLALLQSMGVSMGVIWGLLSAGGIGIGLALKEPAQELFAYLMILLDKPFTVGQFINIGSVWASIEHIGVRSTRLRNLRGEIIVMNNSALTSGTIYNFADMSQRRMIYKIGVAYKTSVDLMQEIPTLIENIVNAVEHTNFNRCHFTEFADSSLNFELVYYIDTRDYTIALNAQQEINLNILKAFAQRGVEIAFPTQTIYLEGDAVVGKPS; from the coding sequence ATGCCCAAGGTTGTGATCGACCTGCTGATAGGAATAGGAATCACCCTGGCCACCTTACTGATCTTCAAGAAGGTGTTAACGCGTATCACAAAAAGAACAAAAACAGATTTCGATGATTTCGTCCTGAAAACATTATCGCAATCGATAATTCCTCTTGGCATTATACTCACTTTATACTTAATTAAAGAGGACCTCAGCCTTAACAAAGACATTCAGAACGTTTACGAAATTGCTCTCAGGGTGATGCTGACCCTGGTGTTCGTGCGCTTCTCCATTCGCGTCAGTTCCAGATTTGTGCATGGCCTGGCAAGAAGAACAGGCGACGAAGAATTAATGCACCTGGCGGAGGCATTGACTCCTCTTATTCAGGCCGCCATCTGGGCTGTTGGATTTCTTGCTTTGCTCCAGAGCATGGGCGTCAGCATGGGCGTCATCTGGGGCCTGCTGAGTGCCGGCGGCATCGGCATCGGCCTGGCTCTCAAGGAACCTGCCCAGGAATTATTCGCTTATTTGATGATCCTTCTGGACAAACCATTTACCGTTGGTCAGTTCATCAACATCGGATCTGTCTGGGCCTCGATCGAACATATTGGCGTACGATCCACCCGCCTTCGCAACCTGCGGGGGGAAATCATTGTCATGAATAATTCAGCTCTTACCAGCGGAACAATCTACAATTTTGCAGACATGAGTCAGCGCAGAATGATTTATAAGATCGGCGTCGCTTACAAAACCTCTGTCGACCTTATGCAAGAGATACCAACCCTTATTGAGAACATTGTCAACGCTGTTGAACATACAAATTTTAATCGCTGTCATTTCACCGAATTTGCTGATTCAAGCCTTAATTTCGAGCTCGTCTATTACATCGACACACGCGATTACACCATTGCACTCAACGCTCAACAGGAGATCAACCTCAACATCCTGAAGGCTTTTGCACAGCGTGGCGTCGAGATTGCATTCCCAACGCAAACGATTTACTTGGAGGGTGACGCCGTTGTCGGCAAACCCTCCTGA
- a CDS encoding DUF938 domain-containing protein: MISDDQRLIFPATARNREPIADVLANWLPKSGTVLEIASGSGEHAVAFQSRFPGICWQASDLEPEHRRSIDAWIAASGLDGRMPSALDLDVEKQPWELPAPVITDLAALVCINLLHISPANCTCALLEQAGRLLPQGAPLIIYGPFKRDGGHISESNATFDRSLKERNPCWGVRDLEWLLELASERNAFELNACISMPANNLAIVLSRNQSLP, from the coding sequence ATGATCAGCGACGACCAACGTCTTATCTTTCCAGCCACAGCCCGCAACCGAGAGCCGATTGCTGACGTTCTTGCCAACTGGCTCCCGAAATCGGGAACGGTGCTGGAGATAGCAAGCGGCAGCGGCGAACACGCCGTGGCCTTTCAAAGCCGCTTTCCAGGGATCTGCTGGCAGGCCAGCGATCTTGAACCGGAGCATCGGCGCAGCATTGATGCCTGGATCGCCGCATCAGGCCTAGACGGTCGCATGCCTTCAGCCCTGGATCTCGATGTAGAGAAACAACCCTGGGAGCTTCCGGCGCCAGTCATCACTGATCTGGCAGCTCTGGTCTGCATCAATCTTCTCCACATCAGCCCTGCCAACTGCACATGCGCCTTGCTTGAACAGGCAGGACGTCTCTTGCCTCAGGGAGCCCCCCTCATCATTTATGGACCCTTCAAAAGAGACGGAGGTCACATCAGTGAAAGCAATGCCACTTTTGATCGATCCTTGAAGGAGCGCAATCCGTGCTGGGGCGTGCGTGACCTGGAATGGCTGCTGGAACTCGCCAGCGAGCGAAACGCCTTTGAACTCAACGCATGCATCAGCATGCCTGCCAACAACCTTGCAATCGTGCTGAGTCGCAATCAATCATTGCCATGA
- the ppk2 gene encoding polyphosphate kinase 2, with amino-acid sequence MEFNPSWMGKHHKHDMDAVLDALDHSDNDVEHPQDLLVELQEGFSSDHKRLEKKKYEKDLAKLQSELVKMQYWIKATGYRMIILFEGRDAAGKGGAIKRLTEPMNPRGCRVVALGTPSDQQKTQWYFQRYVEHFPSAGEIVVFDRSWYNRAGVERVMGFATPEQVEQFYVTCPQFERLIAQDGILLLKYWFSVNDEEQEKRFKDRIESEERRWKLSPMDIESRNRWVEYSKAKDMMFSKTHIPEAPWFTVEANDKRRARLNCLSHVLSKVPYEDMTPEPIEMPDRPPQGEYKRPPFNEQFFVPNNYP; translated from the coding sequence ATGGAATTCAATCCTTCCTGGATGGGCAAGCACCACAAGCACGATATGGACGCAGTGCTCGATGCTCTAGATCACAGCGATAATGACGTCGAACACCCGCAAGACCTGCTAGTGGAGCTCCAAGAAGGCTTCTCCAGCGACCATAAGCGTCTCGAGAAGAAAAAATACGAAAAAGACCTGGCCAAGCTTCAATCAGAGCTGGTCAAGATGCAGTACTGGATCAAGGCGACCGGCTACCGCATGATCATCCTGTTTGAGGGACGGGATGCCGCTGGAAAGGGTGGCGCGATTAAACGACTCACCGAACCGATGAATCCCCGCGGTTGCCGGGTGGTTGCACTCGGCACGCCATCCGATCAACAAAAAACTCAGTGGTATTTCCAGCGCTACGTGGAACATTTTCCGAGCGCAGGGGAGATCGTGGTCTTTGATCGCAGCTGGTACAACAGGGCTGGTGTTGAACGGGTCATGGGCTTCGCCACCCCAGAACAGGTGGAGCAGTTTTATGTCACCTGTCCGCAGTTCGAGCGGTTGATCGCGCAGGACGGAATCCTGCTCCTGAAGTACTGGTTTTCAGTCAACGACGAGGAACAGGAAAAACGCTTCAAAGATCGCATTGAATCCGAGGAACGCCGCTGGAAACTCAGTCCCATGGATATCGAGTCTCGCAATCGCTGGGTTGAGTACTCCAAAGCGAAAGACATGATGTTCTCCAAGACGCACATTCCTGAAGCCCCCTGGTTCACCGTGGAAGCCAACGACAAGCGTCGTGCTCGTCTGAATTGCCTGAGTCATGTCCTGAGCAAAGTGCCCTATGAAGACATGACACCTGAGCCGATCGAAATGCCGGATCGTCCGCCTCAGGGCGAATACAAGCGTCCACCCTTCAACGAGCAGTTCTTCGTGCCGAACAACTATCCGTAG